The stretch of DNA GCGCCTCACCGACCAGTCCGGCCGGACGCTTTAAAGTGAACCTGATCTCGAGCGAGCATATCGATAACGCGGCCGTTTTTGACCCGTGCGGCAAAGAAATCGGTCAAATCGACCATCTTATGATTGATATGGCTTCGGGCCGGCTCCTCTATGCGGTCGTCGACTTCTGCGGCTTTGTGTGCCTGCATCCGGGACACCATCCGATGCCGTGG from Methylocystis parvus OBBP encodes:
- a CDS encoding PRC-barrel domain-containing protein, which codes for MSLLRQSASPTSPAGRFKVNLISSEHIDNAAVFDPCGKEIGQIDHLMIDMASGRLLYAVVDFCGFVCLHPGHHPMPWNALKVDKGRRGYVTDASQELVESSPGYSDESWMDREWETRVHQHYHAEPYLREGGAKATTQ